The following coding sequences lie in one Populus nigra chromosome 15, ddPopNigr1.1, whole genome shotgun sequence genomic window:
- the LOC133674425 gene encoding uncharacterized protein LOC133674425: MDDSSWKVKCSSATLQQPLMATPSSTTPQEARNQLEVNSGQYFYPHAGHDLRSQGRGRMPDSMVSNNPNLSSYSGNCDLGNSFLALLSGPASFSPCDFHELPNPKQFSASSRVPSEDTGSLFNAFGSRAPLMSSRIPSENSSNQNQRNGANPVVSSKCASTSNSVLQHCLQGANFAMHSSDLAKAVIHYKVSDNEKVKDFSSLRGEWRSTNPANAVKLPDTNCQMPGKLALEPELSVSKNSSALSNQYPRVFCLGKSGELLLSSTGLLGILCSCHCFHMSVSKFCEHSGLWNVNPGVAVHMENGETVAQWRKLYFQKFGIRVPEDQSGWDWPEGLPLTASLVQSSVPLPLSKHSDCNHLVGSSEGLVRSGQPIDSVVFPKNPLTDHNLNQNPVFDVLDKQKRNGQGGNNFLGLAGTLLSNLHGVGNNTLHGVTDSTISRCTIMPTFVGKGPENGSQSISAYIDNIVKSGSFSTTNSALQNARTLFRCSDVSRAKDEKHCVIIDKDAASSSIELRLGQPNEQNWSSGNPVLSAVGPPSCNSLVNSHKPSTREQMIHYVTSCGGDGESRQGLPHVAGLLNSAREQDQLNYGRSAIKNTINVGKIENFKGQLAKSTVFLPFKHFNSPLEGNSYSRSTSNVVNSTEHIVHETLHSESHAVKYPGNVPLNGGNGLERQRTDPEFGFSRPRDKGKGVGCLTGNSFDESNLVSKMHNWKKNPSSFSEVINGNICAAFPMMHEKNHFPNHLSSIPLEASDAGSLSNYLDKVPSFGTVDRVFPGSLGSSMGSGQSFPSQAVPLGSGLTPAMLKQDGISASPYLLDDNLRLLAFRQILELSKQQHEMSPHGKNPEQDRCVKLQHSLFEPAASGLNRHETTFISKQNVSEVSMKSTQSTPTVKMGDDVAKFAHVTGLSNWCNFSTLTQGRPFYSQENDKHCQLSHGHLQNEQPSLRLGRNEHNITDSNEPESCCQIKQYFQTYCRCAAHTKCLGGKCGGGNHPNSFREPMRGVGGKIPALMASQIAKDNIIPRENTISLDHCGKLKGQAPKNISCTSQWKDVPSKKNNVCQGARVDQSAGNLDRRQHESGHLGDTAAKCSSGAVHVVDSFREQEISNISSGCSTPAVTQASNEVNKVDSSMAVTGIASCMKHLIVDEGSGIDKCWSSDDAVESDRSAGFCGSTCKTRLWKDGSSKVINNQSSRSLLDEVKLMDSLTWKRGRNQIQAEVTVLEKTNHPPEPERGFKTAKRKRETKPEMLDASRGTAGHAVQDKYPECDETANQRCLSKDAHIVSSGLEMPYTSRVSSIKPNSNGKSITSLSKPLSRKRDLQELYNGRDGEDEDGEELNDNASSCKIIEVSGRKKFRKSRTSDGCAQSQTLEPTCAVGEKTMRCAPVSHLKVSLSQQSSVCYRKPRPVVCGKYGEISNGEMVGDLPKPAKIVSLDTILGTAKKCTPPKNKKPTITSVRELKKTGFGSTNACRSSHMKKESEGNDASGFDEMIFCNSVKERETASVGQDKHFADELLVLKEGNSKTEGGCGILGSSAHTQSKPKFKEIRRRSLNELTLKGMSSCSVKISHKNILKCGQNMKDGKIIKSSEDSNCRTHESGEVNAKRNILEREHLSATDSDSFCCVCGSSNKDEVNCLLECGQCLIKVHQACYGISRVPKGHWYCRPCRTGAKNTVCVLCGYGGGALTQALRSHAIAKSLLKAWSFETESRPKNSDSSAVTLQDEFSKLHASGFVHGNNSYPVLRPENIESSTPSVWSIDMQKQLNNLRNSLSCVGNLKVHNSITAGVLDSTVKQWVHMVCGLWTPGTRCPNVDTMSAFDVSGASHPRANTVCSMCNRPGGSCIQCRVANCSVQFHPWCAHQKGLLQSEVEGVDNENVGFYGRCALHARYAADECACDASNNKTGCVGEKEESCARTEGYKGRKRDGFWHNLHGQSRGKGGCLVPQEQLNAWMHINGQKSCTGLSKLPMSDVEHDCRKEYARYKQAKGWKYLIVYKSGIHALGLYTSRFIYRGAMVVEYVGEIVGQRVADKREYEYGRKLQYKSACYFFRIDKEHIIDATRKGGIARFVNHSCLPNCVAKVISVRNEKKVVFFAERDIYPGEEITYDYHFNNEDEGKKIPCFCNSKNCRRYLN; encoded by the exons ATGGATGACTCTTCATGGAAGGTTAAATGTAGCTCTGCTACACTGCAGCAGCCTTTAATGGCTACTCCTTCTTCAACAACGCCTCAAGAAGCTCGAAATCAG CTGGAGGTGAACTCGGGTCAATATTTTTATCCTCATGCTGGACATGATTTGAGATCACAAGGTCGTGGAAGGATGCCGGATTCCATGGTTTCCAATAATCCCAATTTAAGTTCCTATTCGGGCAATTGTGACCTTGGAAATTCATTTCTGGCTCTCCTATCTGGCCCAGCATCATTTTCCCCGTGTGATTTCCATGAATTACCAAATCCTAAACAATTTAGTGCCTCTAGTAGAGTTCCTTCTGAAGACACTGGTTCATTGTTTAATGCTTTTGGAAGTCGGGCTCCATTGATGTCAAGTAGGATACCATCAGAAAATTCAAGCAATCAAAACCAGAGAAATGGAGCAAATCCAGTTGTTTCATCCAAGTGTGCATCTACTTCCAATTCTGTTCTGCAACATTGTCTCCAGGGTGCAAACTTTGCTATGCATAGTTCAGACCTGGCTAAGGCAGTCATCCATTATAAGGTTTCTGATAATGAGAAGGTAAAAGATTTCTCTTCTCTGAGAGGGGAATGGCGGAGTACTAACCCTGCAAATGCTGTAAAGCTCCCAGATACAAACTGTCAAATGCCAGGAAAATTAGCATTAGAACCAGAGCTTTCTGTTTCTAAGAATTCATCTGCTCTTTCTAACCAGTACCCTCGTGTATTTTGTTTGGGTAAAA gtggagagctacttCTGAGCAGTACAGGACTCCTAGGCATTCTTTGCTCATGTCATTGCTTCCACATGTCTGTATCCAAGTTTTGTGAG CATTCAGGATTATGGAATGTTAACCCTGGAGTTGCTGTTCATATGGAGAATGGAGAGACCGTTGCTCAGTGGCGTAAGCTCTACTTCCAGAAATTTGGG ATCAGGGTTCCAGAAGATCAGAGTGGGTGGGACTGGCCTGAAGGATTACCCTTGACTGCTAGTTTGGTGCAATCCAGTGTGCCTCTTCCTCTGTCCAAGCATTCTGACTGCAATCATCTGGTTGGGTCTTCTGAAGGTTTAGTGAGGTCTGGACAGCCTATCGACAGTGTTGTTTTTCCAAAGAATCCCCTTACAGACCATAACTTAAACCAGAATCcagtttttgatgttttagacAAACAGAAGAGAAATGGTCAAGGTGGTAACAATTTTCTTGGGTTGGCTGGCACCTTGCTCAGCAATTTACATGGTGTGGGGAATAACACACTACATGGTGTGACAGATAGCACTATCTCTAGGTGTACAATTATGCCTACTTTTGTTGGCAAAGGACCTGAGAATGGTAGCCAGTCCATATCTGCATATATTGACAATATTGTGAAGAGTGGTAGTTTTTCAACCACCAATTCTGCGCTGCAAAATGCAAGAACTCTTTTTAGATGTTCTGATGTCAGCAGAGCTAAAGATGAAAAGCATTGTGTAATTATAGACAAGGATGCTGCTTCTTCAAGCATAGAGTTGAGGCTTGGGCAACCAAATGAGCAGAATTGGTCTTCAGGAAATCCAGTTCTATCAGCAGTTGGGCCACCATCATGCAACTCTCTTGTGAATTCACATAAGCCAAGTACCAGAGAGCAGATGATTCATTATG TGACCAGTTGTGGGGGAGATGGGGAATCCAGACAAGGTCTTCCTCATGTAGCTGGCCTGTTAAATTCTGCAAGGGAACAAGACCAGTTGAACTATGGACGCAGTGCAATCAAGAATACGATTAATGTTGgcaaaatagaaaattttaaaggcCAGTTGGCTAAGAGCACAGTGTTTTTACCATTTAAACACTTTAATAGTCCACTGGAGGGTAACTCATACTCCAGATCTACTAGTAATGTTGTCAATAGCACTGAGCATATTGTGCATGAAACATTACATAGCGAATCTCATGCTGTCAAGTACCCAGGCAATGTCCCCTTGAATGGTGGAAATGGTTTAGAAAGGCAAAGGACTGACCCTGAGTTTGGTTTCTCCAGACCTAGAGACAAGGGTAAAGGCGTGGGGTGTCTTACTGGTAACTCTTTTGATGAATCAAATTTGGTGTCTAAAATGCATAATTGGAAGAAAAATCCAAGCTCTTTTTCAGAAGTCATAAATGGAAACATTTGTGCTGCTTTTCCCATGATGCATGAAAAGAATCACTTTCCAAATCACTTGTCTAGCATACCACTGGAAGCATCTGATGCTGGGAGCTTGTCTAACTATCTTGATAAGGTTCCTTCTTTTGGTACTGTTGATCGTGTCTTCCCTGGATCCTTGGGTTCGTCTATGGGTTCTGGGCAAAGTTTTCCATCACAAGCAGTTCCATTGGGTTCAGGGCTGACTCCGGCCATGTTGAAACAAGATGGAATTAGTGCAAGCCCTTATTTACTTGATGATAATCTAAGATTGCTTGCATTTAGGCAGATATTGGAATTATCGAAGCAGCAACATGAGATGTCTCCCCATGGAAAGAATCCAGAACAAGATAGATGTGTCAAACTACAGCATTCTCTGTTTGAACCAGCAGCATCTGGATTAAATCGACACGAGACTACTTTTATTAGTAAACAGAATGTTTCAGAAGTTTCCATGAAATCAACCCAATCTACTCCTACTGTTAAGATGGGTGATGATGTTGCTAAATTTGCTCATGTGACAG GTTTGAGCAACTGGTGCAATTTCTCAACATTGACACAAGGAAGGCCATTTTATAGTCAAGAAAATGACAAGCATTGTCAACTTTCTCATGGTCATCTTCAAAATGAACAGCCCTCATTGAG ACTTGGCAGGAATGAACACAACATCACTGATTCAAATGAGCCTGAAAGCTGCTGTCAGATAAAGCAATATTTTCAAACTTACTGCAGATGTGCAGCACATACGAAATGTTTAGGAGGGAAATGTGGAGGTGGTAATCATCCTAATTCCTTCAGAGAACCTATGCGAGGTGTTGGTGGAAAAATCCCTGCTTTGATGGCTTCACAAATTGCTAAAGATAACATCATTCCACGTGAAAATACTATTTCCTTAGATCACTGTGGAAAATTGAAGGGGCAAGCACCTAAGAATATCAGTTGCACCTCTCAGTGGAAAGATGTGCCAAGCAAGAAAAACAATGTCTGCCAGGGGGCTCGTGTAGACCAATCAGCTGGCAACTTGGACAGACGACAACATGAATCAGGTCATCTTGGAGACACAGCTGCTAAGTGTTCCAGTGGAGCAGTGCACGTGGTTGACTCCTTCAGAGAGCAAGAAATATCTAATATATCTTCTGGATGTTCTACCCCTGCTGTTACTCAGGCATCAAATGAGGTTAACAAAGTGGATTCTTCAATGGCTGTTACTGGAATTGCTAGCTGCATGAAACATCTTATAGTTGATGAAGGATCAGGCATTGATAAATGCTGGTCATCAGACGATGCTGTTGAAAGTGACAGAAGTGCTGGCTTCTGTGGCTCTACTTGTAAGACAAGACTGTGGAAAGATGGATCTTCAAAAGTCATTAACAATCAATCATCTCGAAGTCTTCTTGATGAGGTTAAGCTCATGGATTCCTTGACATGGAAGAGAGGCCGAAATCAAATCCAGGCTGAGGTTACTGTTCTTGAGAAAACCAATCATCCTCCTGAACCTGAAAGGGGCTTTAAAACTGCAAAGAggaagagagaaacaaaaccAGAGATGCTGGATGCATCACGAGGCACCGCTGGTCATGCAGTGCAGGATAAATATCCTGAGTGTGATGAAACTGCCAATCAGCGCTGTTTATCCAAAGATGCCCACATTGTTTCATCTGGCCTAGAAATGCCTTACACTTCTCGTGTATCCTCTATAAAACCTAATTCCAATGGAAAGTCTATAACGTCCCTGTCCAAACCACTTTCTCGTAAGAGAGATTTACAAGAACTTTATAATGGAAGGGACGGAGAGGATGAGGATGGGGAAGAATTAAATGATAATGCTTCTTCATGTAAAATCATTGAGGTTTCAGGCAGAAAGAAATTCAGAAAGAGCAGGACTTCTGATGGTTGCGCACAATCTCAGACACTAGAGCCAACTTGTGCTGTTGGTGAAAAAACTATGAGGTGTGCTCCAGTGAGTCATCTGAAGGTGTCTTTGAGTCAACAGTCGAGTGTTTGTTACAGGAAGCCAAGGCCAGTGGTGTGTGGGAAGTATGGTGAGATATCTAATGGAGAAATGGTTGGAGATCTACCAAAACCAGCCAAAATTGTTTCTCTTGATACGATACTTGGAACTGCGAAAAAATGCACACctcccaaaaacaaaaaacctacAATAACTTCTGTGAGGGAGTTGAAGAAGACAGGCTTTGGTTCGACTAATGCATGCAGATCCTCCCATATGAAGAAAGAAAGTGAAGGCAATGATGCTTCAGGTTTTGACGAGATGATATTTTGCAATTCTGTCAAAGAGAGGGAGACTGCATCTGTTGGACAGGACAAGCATTTTGCTGATGAGTTGTTGGTGTTGAAAGAGGGAAACAGCAAAACTGAGGGAGGTTGTGGTATTTTAGGCAGTAGTGCTCACACTCAGTCAAAGCCAAAGTTCAAGGAAATTCGTAGACGCAGCCTTAACGAGCTTACTTTGAAag GAATGAGTTCCTGTTCTGTGAAGATTTCACATAAGAACATTTTGAAATGTGGACAAAACATGAAAGATGGGAAAATTATAAAGAGTTCTGAAGATTCTAATTGTCGCACACATGAATCAGGCGAAGTCAATGCCAAAAG AAATATTCTAGAGCGAGAGCACTTGTCTGCTACGGATTCAGATTCATTTTGCTGTGTCTGTGGAAGCTCAAATAAAGATGAAGTTAATTGCTTACTAGAGTGTGGTCAATGTCTAATCAAA GTACACCAGGCTTGCTATGGCATTTCCAGAGTGCCTAAAGGTCACTGGTATTGCAGACCTTGCCGAACTGGTGCAAAAAATACT GTTTGTGTTCTTTGTGGTTATGGAGGTGGGGCCTTGACCCAGGCACTTCGGAGTCATGCAATAGCGAAAAGCCTTTTGAAAGCTTGGAGCTTTGAAACAGAAAGCAGGCCTAAGAATTCAGATTCTTCTGCCGTAACATTACAGGATGAATTTAGCAAGTTGCACGCCTCGGGATTTGTGCATGGAAATAACTCTTATCCAGTTTTAAGACCTGAAAATATCGAGTCATCCACTCCATCTGTTTGGAGTATTGATATGCAGAAGCAATTGAATAATTTACGGAATTCCTTGTCTTGTGTTGGTAATCTGAAGGTACATAACAGCATTACAGCTGGAGTACTTGATTCCACTGTTAAGCAGTGGGTTCACATGGTTTGTGGCCTTTGGACTCCTGGGACACGATGCCCAAATGTTGATACCATGAGTGCTTTTGACGTGTCAGGTGCTTCACACCCTAGAGCAAACACG GTTTGCTCCATGTGTAATAGACCTGGTGGCTCATGCATACAATGCAGGGTTGCGAACTGCTctgttcaatttcatccttggtGTGCTCATCAGAAG GGCCTGTTGCAAAGTGAGGTTGAAGGTGTAGACAATGAAAATGTTGGCTTTTATGGGAGATGTGCACTTCATGCCAGGTACGCAGCAGATGAATGTGCATGTGATGCTTCCAACAATAAAACAGGTTGTGTCGGAGAAAAGGAAGAGAGTTGTGCTAGGACTGag GGCTACAAGGGACGGAAACGAGATGGCTTTTGGCATAATCTTCATGGCCAATCAAGAGGGAAGGGTGGATGCCTTGTTCCCCAGGAGCAGCTTAATGCTTGGATGCACATTAATGGACAGAAGTCATGCACTGGGCTTTCTAAGTTGCCAATGTCAGATGTGGAGCATGATTGTCGG AAAGAATATGCTCGTTATAAACAAGCTAAGggttggaaatatttgattgtttataAGTCTGGCATTCATGCCCTTGGACTTTACACATCCAGATTCATCTATCGCGGTGCAATG GTGGTGGAGTATGTGGGTGAGATTGTTGGGCAACGTGTGGCTGATAAAAGAGAGTACGAGTATGGAAGAAAGCTGCAATACAAGAGTGCTTGCTACTTCTTCAGGATTGACAAAGAGCATATTATTGATGCAACACGTAAAGGGGGCATTGCTCGTTTTGTCAACCATTCTTGTCTG CCAAATTGTGTCGCCAAAGTGATTTCTGTGAGgaatgaaaagaag GTGGTTTTTTTCGCTGAGAGAGATATATATCCAGGAGAAGAGATAACATATGACTACCATTTTAACAATGAAGATGAAGGTAAGAAGATCCCTTGTTTTTGCAATTCAAAAAACTGCAGACGATATTTGAATTGA